The nucleotide sequence TCACAGCCTCATAGCCGACCGCTGCCATCTGTGCCAGAGAACTGGCTGCCCACAGACGAACCGCAGAAATGTCAGTTTTCAGGGCATCAATCAGAGTGTCCTGGGCGCGGCGATCGCGGCAGTTTCCCAGTGCCCACACCACCCCTTTCCGCACATAGCCATTAAAATCCTCATCATACTGCCGGATCAGAGACTCCACCGCATCCGGACTGGGGTTTCGCCCCAACCCATAGGCAGCACTGACCCGCACCAGAGGGCACGGATCGGACAGCAACCGAATCAGGTGAGGCACGGCGCGATCGTCCTGAAGTTCACAGAATGCCCGTGCCGCGAGCATTCGCTGAGTTGTATCAGGCGACTCCAACAGCAACAGCATTTCCTCCGGGTCAGGCTTTGGCTCCTCCGACTCGGCATCTACAGGCTGCATGTGATCCAGAGGGCTTTCCAGATCACTCT is from Leptothermofonsia sichuanensis E412 and encodes:
- a CDS encoding HEAT repeat domain-containing protein is translated as MYDDDDLTVLDLESDLESPLDHMQPVDAESEEPKPDPEEMLLLLESPDTTQRMLAARAFCELQDDRAVPHLIRLLSDPCPLVRVSAAYGLGRNPSPDAVESLIRQYDEDFNGYVRKGVVWALGNCRDRRAQDTLIDALKTDISAVRLWAASSLAQMAAVGYEAVIASIPPLIEAMRQDPVAAVRSNCAWSVGQLCRELPSNVVYATAVDALLETFVEDEDLGVREDSRSALLKLGDPRGLQMIEELEREGFL